In Anas platyrhynchos isolate ZD024472 breed Pekin duck chromosome 15, IASCAAS_PekinDuck_T2T, whole genome shotgun sequence, the DNA window CTCCTCagcccttcttcttcttcagcaTCTCCATGTACATGCGGAGGGACTTCTGGATGGACTCTTTGGAGATGAAGCTGATGAAGTTCTGAACGTCTTCTTCCCGGTGAGCCACCAGGCGGTCCAGCACTGCCTTCCTCATCATGGTCTTGGTGAGCTGACGGGCATGGTCTGTGGAGAGGAGAGCGAGGCTGGGGGGCACGCACGGCCCCCAGTGTTACCAACCACCTCTCGGCCCCTGTCACCACGGGCTGGGACCTCCAAAGCAGAGGCAGCGCACACCGCGGGGCTGGCGGGGTCTTTAAACCAGCAGGGAAAGGTGTAAGAACAACCTGCCTGGAAGCTGAACTGGATACATTCTCATGCAATAAATTGTGAACTCTATCCCTTGATGGGGAAATGGCTGATCTCCTGGGACAAATTACAGAGCGAGCTGTGCACCCTCCTTCTCTTTGCGCCCTCTAGAGCCCAGCCTGCACCCAAATTCCAGTCGCTGGGCTCAGGACAGCAGGAACTGAACAAAATCCTGTTACCTCAAACTGCTCTGGCTCCAAGCTCTCCCAGCCCAGACCCCTTTGACCTCTGGCAAGACATTCTGTTCATGCCAAGCATGCCATACAAAAGCCAGCAGCATCGTCCCCACCAGCTGCAGGCTCTGGGCTGCgatccctgctgcagcctgcacaATTCAGCAGGGGTACGGGGATGGTGCTGGAGCAGCGCTGGGTGCTGGAGCCAAGGCCTCGAGCACACATCTACCTGCTCACGCACTGCGTGCAACAATGCAGACACAAATCTGTCACACTGCACGAGCTGCAAACACATTGCACATGTTGCAAACAGGAGTGTGGCAACAGGAACCGTGAAATGAGGGTGAAATCCCACATACTGAGAACCCAAAATGGCTTTAGCACCTTCGTGGGTATCTTCACCCGGACAAACTCTTGTTGGCTGTGACTTAGGGCTCTGCAGAAGGACCTGCATGGTGCCTCCCGCAAGCCACAGGAGAGCACAGCAGAGACATGCTCCCCAGTCTCAGGGGCTGAGGACCAACTGGTTTCACCCTAACACCAAGACAGCAGGGCCAGAGAGATGTTTAGGGACCCTCTTCCAAAACCAGGACACTTAAGTGACAGTCCTGGGGCCTGCCCATTTCTGCCCAGTTCCATTCAGATTTCTATAGAATGAAGCACCAAGGGTGACACGAAGCTGCACCCAACTGCAGCACCTCAGAGGAGGCACACAATGGGATAAAACAAACCCAACCGTGGCCCGTGGAGAGCCCTCTCCTGGCCCAGGAGCCATGGAGCAGCCCACACGTGCATGTGCTGTTTGCATTCAGTCTGCCCtaacacccccagctccaccTCAGCTGTGGGAGCGCTCAGATCCACACCGCTCCTCCGAcgggcaggctggcagccacccaGGCACCCCCACCCTTTTCCCTCAGCTCTGCAGgattttcctctccctccagcagagcaggatTAGCTCACACGCTGGGTTAACACCCCCGCTGCCAAACACAGGGATCCAGCCTGAATCTGGAGCTCAGGCACCTCCGGCTCGgctcagcagtgctggcacagcgaGCTGAGCTGGAGGCAAGCGCCCTGCGCACCCAGCAGAGCGTCCTGCTGTGTGCCAAGCACATCCCTGACAGCCCAAGGCTGCTTGGACTGCTTTGCTGAGCTTTCCTACCTCCCAGCCACCTACACCTCCAGTTCCAACAGATACACAGCTCCCAGCCTCAATGCCTGGCCCTCCTACACGGGTCAAATCCCCGTTTCTGCATTCGGTCACTGCCCAGGAGGTGCCTCCCTTACCGGGAAGGGCCAGCCACTGCTGCATGACAGCCGTGGCcctgtccttcagcttctcctctggcACTAGCTCGTCCACGAGGCCAATCCTGTGGGCCTCAGGTGCAGGGTGGAGGGAGCCCAGCTGGAGGGAGCTTTCAGCAACTCGGTGTCCCACAACGTTGACAAACGTGTCCTTAAACCTAGAAGAGATGGGAGGAAAAGCTTTTGCAGGTACAGAAGCGCACTCCCAGTCCGAGCGTGACCACAGAGATCTCCCAGCACTGGTTTTAGAGCTGACCATGGAGTCAGGACTGAGATCCTTGCAGGTGGAGGCTGCAAACAGGGTGTCAGAACGTCCCACAGCCTGAAAACTTCTCGGATACTTACAGGACAGGACAAAGAACTGAGGTACCGCACGGGCTGCAGCTGCCACTACCTGAACACTCTGTTGGGAAGGACACACAGAACTACATCTCAGCGGCCACTTAAAGCTTATTAAAAAACCCTGTGAACTCTTTTTGGAGACCTACTCATGACAACAGAAGCGAAAGACACTGGCCTACCAGAAGGGAGCCACAATGCCCAGCTGGGCTTCGTTCAGGCCAATGCTGAATTTGGGGTTCTCTGCCATGATTCTGTAGTCACACGTCAAGGCAATGAGGCAGCCTCCGGCCGGACTGGACCCCTGGCAAGAAGGAAGGAGTGAGTCTAGGTCAGCCCCCGTGCTCTAGCTACAAATGTCCGCGTGCCCCTTTTCTCCAGAACAGGGAAGCCGTACAGTGACAGAGCTGCCATGGCCAGAGCAGATGTTTCCCCCTCCCCAAGATTTCAGCCACCTGATTTAGAACAGCCACTAGAAAAGATTTCTGATATGCTTACCAGAgtttatctatttttcttttctcccctagTACTCTCTGTTTCTTGCATTCCACAGCCTGGAAATCTAATTAACTGATCTGTTCCCACTGAGTTTTGCTCTTCAGTTTACAGACTCCTGCAGAGAAAGTATAACTTCCACTTGCAAACACTGCAGTGGAGACGTCGTATGGCATTTTCTTATGATTTTGTAACCCTCAATGccacagaaatgtttctgcGCAAGGTCTTTGTAACACCATCCATCTATAAAGCTTCCATTTCAGCCGTGACTCAGGGATGGCTTAGCCCTGCATAGAATGCCTGTGGGATGCTGGTCAGAGACCCAGCCACCTTCAAAGGCAGCCTGCTGGCAGACAGAACCACGAGCTGCCAAAGCACTCGTGGTTTTCACTGcactgaaaaatggaaataaagcgTGTGGATAATGTGTCCATGGAGCACTTCCCTGCTGGCCAAGAGCTATCGCTGGAGGAGCAAAAGCCAGTGAAAAAAAGGACTAACGACATACTCCACCACCCAGGGTCCAAAGCACCACTGCCCAAAGGGTAATTCTCTGCACCACTGCACAGCTCCCTCCCCATCTCctcccctccagcagcacaaCAGCCAGACAAACAACCCTGGGCAACTCCGACGAGCCTCTTTTGAGAGAAAGCAGATGGTGTGCACGTGACAGGCGTCCTTTGGACTCCTCCTGCCCTGACTGCTGGGCCCCTCTGGTTCTCACCAGCCCCTGATGCCCCCCTGGGCTTTACCACTAGCCTACAGCCCTCCTCCTGGCTCCCCAGCATGCAGGACGGGCTTCCAGATGGGTTCCTGGGGCCGGGAATGGCTCTTGCTGCAAAAAGCACTGCTGTGCCAAGGACATCGGGGTCCGAGCCCCCCAGACATGAGTGCTGTGCAAGCTCTCCAACACCACCGGGGCACTGCTACACCTCTGCAGCACGCGCAGCGTACCCAGAGTCAAACCTACCGCCACGTCCTGCCGGTATCCCGGGCATCCCAATGCTGTGTTTCAGCATTTGCAAGCCTGATTTTTTGGCTGTCCCTGCCCACACCCCACAAACAAGCCCAGCAAGCGACAGGCCACGCGGGGCGGCTGGGAAGGCAGGTGTAAAGGACTTGCATTGACTGCAGCCACCGTCACCACGTTGGAGCTGTACAGCCGGAGCCACATCTCCTGCACGGCCCTCCAGAACTCAGCGTAGTGCTCCGTGCTCTTCCCACACATCTCGGTGATGTCCAGGCCGGACGAGAAGATTTTGGGGACAGCCTGAAATCAGGAGAACACAAACAGGACCAAGATTAGCATTTAACCCTCTATACCCTGGCAGCCTGTGGAAGGGGGATGCTCTAGTTAAGCCTAACAGGGCCTTTTGGGGTACTGAAGCAATCTCCCCAATGCTCCTGTGGCCTGGATCATTACACCACCAcatcctgcagggctgggattcTTTGCTTGCACCAAGATTTTTCATCGTCAAAGCCCCTGTGTGGGTTCAACAGCCACGCAGCACAAAATTTGCCCGGTCCCATTCCCGGGCATGACCTCGTACCCACATCACATCTGAGAATACGTTCTGgcttccccagcacctcctgggcAGCTCAAGAGATCTCAGAGGATTTGTCACGTTTGCAGATTAGCAGCTTTGACTTTAATGCCAAACGACAATACTTTGTTGTTATTCTTGCAGGAGAAAAGGCCAGAGAGGAAACACCCATTGGCCTTTCAAGCATCCCTTGCCCCTGCTCCCAGAGCTGATTAAAGCTGCTTCCTGCTCCTCTGATGCCAGGGACCGGGGAGCCAGGGGGCCAGACACGAGCAAGGGAAGGGCACCCGTGGCTGCCAAGTTGCCCTGCAGCTCGCACTGCAATCGCGGGGCAGCACGTACGGATGTGAGGATCACGCCCCGGCAGGCCCGGTCGttctccagcttctccaggctTATGCAAAACTCGGTGAGGAAGTCCAGGCTGAGGCTGTTAACCGGAGGGCTCTTAAACTTCATCGTAGCTACACCTGTGCCATGGTAAACACAGAGACATCAGAAACCCCTTGCCATGGCGGCACGCACCACACGTTCACCTGTCTTGCCTGAGACAGGTGCTTCACCTGCCTTCCTGCTTTCCCACTTTCCCCACCCCGTACCTTTTCAACCCTCTTCTCTACAAAGCCCCCAGAGCCCTGGGGCCAAGGGCAGGGCCCCTGTACCCGGATCTGCCCGCGAGCCCAGCTCAGCCGGCATGAGCCCACAGCCGTCCCGGTGGTGGCCGTGCCACGCATCCCAAGCCAGCCACCTACCTTCAGGGTGTCCCcaccctgctgctccctcctcctctgctcaTGGGGACGAGGCCAGGCCACCAGGGGGACAACGCTCGGGCACGGGACCCCACGGCAGGCACCCCACGGTGTCAcccgggggctgtggggggctcCCGGCCACACCGAGCACCCACCACCCGTGACACccccgtccccagccctgctccccacgGTGCTGCCCGGTGCCACGAGCCGTACCTGCGCTCTCGTCCAGCTCCACCAGGATCTTGTTGTTGCTGAAGGCGCGGCGCtgggcgggcagggggctggggggcagccggggggcTCTGCCCCATGCCTGGCTGAGGGGCAGCACGCCTGGGGGTGGCGGGGGGGTGAGGTGAGGGGGGGCTGCGCCCCATGGAGCTGCtgcttgggggggggcaccgggacacCGAGAGGGGTGGTGGGGTGGCaatggggggggacatgggggggtatggggacatggggtacggggatggggggggtatggggagggtggggggcacagggtatggggatatggggggtgcggggggcttggggggcaCGGGGATATGGGGGTACGGGGTTatggggggtatggggggtATAGGGACACGGGACGTGTAGGGGACACCAGGGGGCACGGGGACCCGGGGTGGGGACACCGCGACGCGCaggggggggggtgaagggaACCCCCGGGGGGCTGTGGCGAGGCcgcccccaccccatccccgcGGGCAGAGCAGGCCCCGCCCCGCTGTGCCCCGCACCTGTCCGCGCCATGCAGCGGCCGAGGCCCGGAGCCGCCATTTCCAGCCCGAGGGGTCAAGGGGACGCGGCGGGGCCTGGGGGTGGGGCCGCCCCGataagccacgccccctccgtTAGGCCACGCCCATTGCCGCTAAGCCACGCCCCCTTGTTGTTAAGCCACGCCCCCTGCTCAGGGTTaggggtgatggtggtggttgGGGCTGGTTGGACCCGGTGACCTTGGGGATCCTTCCCGACCTTAATGACTCTGTGATCCCATGGGCCTGCACCACCCCGCACCATCCCGTCCTGTCCCGCACTGCCCCGCTctgtcctgccctgccctgccctgccggcCCTGCCCCGCTCCGGTTCTCCCAGCGGGACGGCCATGCCGGGgcagctggcagggagcagctcccgGGGCTGGCCTCGGCAGCACCGCCTGTGAACCTCATCAtcggctgccctggggagcagcacaggggcCAAGTCTGGGGCCGGCCGTGCTGTGTGGGCAGATGGTGTCCGGCAGCAGCATGGCGGGGACGGTGCTgcccctctgcctgctcctgctcctgctcctccagggtGGCCAGTCCCAGGCACCGGTACCTGCAGCCCGTGCTGGCCCCGTACTCCGGCGGCTgcgggtgctggaggagcaggtggGTGCCCAGGATggcccgggggggctgcagcatcgCATGTCCCTGGGGGAGGATGCCCCAGCAGGATGGACGTGGGCTCATCCAGCAGGGCGGCTGCTTCACCCCGCTCCCTTGCAGTTTCGCCGTTTCCAGGAGGTGACGCTGAGCCATCTCCAGAGCATCGCCAGGAACTACAACATCTCCTACAACATCGACAGGCGGTTTcaggtgctggcagagcaggcGGAGGCGGCCAACGCAGCCCAGGCCGTGCTGGGTGCCGagctggcccgcctggctgcTGCCGGCCGGCGGCTGCACCGCAGGGTGAAGCGGCTGGAGGGGGCGGTGGGTGCCTTgaccccccagcaccacctcctCACTCACCCTGAGGCTGGTGCTGAGCCACACAGCCTGTGGGACACGGTCCGCACCCAGCAAGAGCCACAGGGCTCCGTGCccaccagcactgccagcactcAGCCTCTGAAGGCGAGGCAGCGGCCACAGGAGGAAGGGCACCGGCTGCTGGTGGAGACTGGGACCACTGGGGTGCCCATGGAGGACACAGAGCCCCTTCGTGATGCTCAGGCTGTCACAGCAGCGCTGTCTGCCACGGCCACGGgcccccaggagcagctggggacaggTAGGTGTCGGTCACAGAGGGgtgagagtgtgtgtgtgtggggggtgtTCAAGCCCCAgtgctggcaggaggcagagctctGCGCCCTTtagctgaattttaaaacaggCCTGCACTCAGATCCTGCAGCGGGAGTTACAGAGGTTGCATGGCCCCTGCCGGAGCACCAGGGACGTTTGTCCTTGCAGCCCTGGCTGAGCGCTGCTGTCCCTCTCCAGCCTGCGGCGTGGGCTCCGTGCTGCTCTTCCCCAGCGCCTCCTCCAGCAGCGCGGCCATCCTGCAGCCAGGGCTCCCCGCGGGGCTGTGGGCGCTGTCGCTCTGCACCTGGGTGCTCACCCCGGCCCCCAGCCTCGGCACCGTCCTGTCCTACGCCAGCGAGGATGGGGACAGCAAAGTGGCCGTGCACGGCCAGGACAAGGACCCTGGATCCATGCGTT includes these proteins:
- the ECI1 gene encoding enoyl-CoA delta isomerase 1, mitochondrial, with the protein product MAAPGLGRCMARTGVLPLSQAWGRAPRLPPSPLPAQRRAFSNNKILVELDESAGVATMKFKSPPVNSLSLDFLTEFCISLEKLENDRACRGVILTSAVPKIFSSGLDITEMCGKSTEHYAEFWRAVQEMWLRLYSSNVVTVAAVNGSSPAGGCLIALTCDYRIMAENPKFSIGLNEAQLGIVAPFWFKDTFVNVVGHRVAESSLQLGSLHPAPEAHRIGLVDELVPEEKLKDRATAVMQQWLALPDHARQLTKTMMRKAVLDRLVAHREEDVQNFISFISKESIQKSLRMYMEMLKKKKG
- the PTX4 gene encoding pentraxin-4 isoform X2; its protein translation is MGLHHPAPSRPVPHCPALSCPALPCRPCPAPVLPAGRPCRGSWQGAAPGAGLGSTACEPHHRLPWGAAQGPSLGPAVLCGQMVSGSSMAGTVLPLCLLLLLLLQGGQSQAPVPAARAGPVLRRLRVLEEQFRRFQEVTLSHLQSIARNYNISYNIDRRFQVLAEQAEAANAAQAVLGAELARLAAAGRRLHRRVKRLEGAVGALTPQHHLLTHPEAGAEPHSLWDTVRTQQEPQGSVPTSTASTQPLKARQRPQEEGHRLLVETGTTGVPMEDTEPLRDAQAVTAALSATATGPQEQLGTACGVGSVLLFPSASSSSAAILQPGLPAGLWALSLCTWVLTPAPSLGTVLSYASEDGDSKVAVHGQDKDPGSMRFVIGDTAFRELPVTPLLDGKWHHLCLSWSSCRGQYRFYMDRRLLAAGSGFQQGYEIPAGGSLVLGQLQGHVRAGFSPTGAFVGRLAGLALWSRALLPGEVASMATGRGLPRRPLVTLANASLQGEVQRVACTCLQHCP
- the PTX4 gene encoding pentraxin-4 isoform X1, which produces MGLHHPAPSRPVPHCPALSCPALPCRPCPAPVLPAGRPCRGSWQGAAPGAGLGSTACEPHHRLPWGAAQGPSLGPAVLCGQMVSGSSMAGTVLPLCLLLLLLLQGGQSQAPVPAARAGPVLRRLRVLEEQVGAQDGPGGLQHRMSLGEDAPAGWTWAHPAGRLLHPAPLQFRRFQEVTLSHLQSIARNYNISYNIDRRFQVLAEQAEAANAAQAVLGAELARLAAAGRRLHRRVKRLEGAVGALTPQHHLLTHPEAGAEPHSLWDTVRTQQEPQGSVPTSTASTQPLKARQRPQEEGHRLLVETGTTGVPMEDTEPLRDAQAVTAALSATATGPQEQLGTACGVGSVLLFPSASSSSAAILQPGLPAGLWALSLCTWVLTPAPSLGTVLSYASEDGDSKVAVHGQDKDPGSMRFVIGDTAFRELPVTPLLDGKWHHLCLSWSSCRGQYRFYMDRRLLAAGSGFQQGYEIPAGGSLVLGQLQGHVRAGFSPTGAFVGRLAGLALWSRALLPGEVASMATGRGLPRRPLVTLANASLQGEVQRVACTCLQHCP